Proteins found in one Papio anubis isolate 15944 chromosome 13, Panubis1.0, whole genome shotgun sequence genomic segment:
- the GLT6D1 gene encoding putative glycosyltransferase 6 domain-containing protein 1 isoform X1 codes for MNSKRMLLLVLFAFSLMLVERYFRNHQVEELRLSDWFHPRKRPDVITKTDWLAPIVWEGTFDRQVLEKHYRRRNITVGLAVFATGRFAEEYLRLFLHSANKHFMTGYRVIFYIMVDAFLQLPDIEPSPLRTFKAFEVDAERWWLDGSLVYMKSLGEHITSHIQDEVDFLFSMAVNQVFQNEFGVETLGPLVAQLHAWWYFRNTKNFPYERRPTSAASIPFGQGDFYYGSLMVGGTPHNILDFIEEYLNGVIHDIKNGLNSTYEKHLNKYFYLNKPTKLLSPEYSWDLAFSPPPQIQYVKVAHDSHRKL; via the exons ATGAATTCTAAAAGAATGCTGTTAttggttttatttgctttttcactgaTGTTGGTTGAGCGTTATTtcag GAATCACCAAGTAGAAGAACTTCGACTCTCAGACTGGTTTCATCCTAG AAAACGCCCTGATGTTATAACGAAAACAGACTGGCTTGCTCCCATCGTATGGGAAGGGACTTTCGACAGGCAGGTCCTGGAAAAACATTACAGAAGGCGGAATATCACCGTGGGCCTGGCTGTCTTTGCTACTGGCAG GTTTGCAGAGGAGTACCTGAGGCTGTTCCTACACTCCGCGAATAAGCACTTCATGACAGGCTACCGAGTGATCTTCTACATCATGGTGGACGCCTTCCTCCAGCTGCCTGACATAGAGCCCAGTCCTCTTCGAACGTTCAAAGCATTTGAAGTGGACGCCGAGAGGTGGTGGCTCGATGGCTCCCTGGTGTACATGAAGAGCCTGGGTGAACATATCACCAGTCACATCCAGGATGAGGTGGACTTCCTCTTCAGTATGGCGGTCAACCAGGTCTTCCAGAATGAGTTCGGGGTGGAGACGCTGGGCCCGTTGGTGGCCCAGCTCCATGCCTGGTGGTATTTCAGAAACACCAAGAACTTCCCTTATGAGAGGAGGCCAACCTCAGCAGCTAGCATCCCGTTTGGACAGGGGGATTTCTATTATGGCAGCTTGATGGTTGGTGGCACGCCCCATAATATTTTAGACTTCATCGAAGAATATCTGAATGGAGTTATTCATGACATCAAAAATGGACTCAATAGCACCTATGAAAAGCACCTGAACAAGTATTTTTACCTCAATAAACCCACCAAGCTGTTATCACCAGAATACAGCTGGGATCTTGCATTTTCTCCTCCTCCGCAGATCCAATACGTCAAGGTTGCACATGATTCCCACAGGAAATTATGA
- the GLT6D1 gene encoding putative glycosyltransferase 6 domain-containing protein 1 isoform X2 — MNSKRMLLLVLFAFSLMLVERYFRNHQVEELRLSDWFYPRKRPDVITKTDWLAPIVWEGTFDRQVLEKHYRRRNITVGLAVFATGRFAEEYLRLFLHSANKHFMTGYRVIFYIMVDAFLQLPDIEPSPLRTFKAFEVDAERWWLDGSLVYMKSLGEHITSHIQDEVDFLFSMAVNQVFQNEFGVETLGPLVAQLHAWWYFRNTKNFPYERRPTSAASIPFGQGDFYYGSLMVGGTPHNILDFIEEYLNGVIHDIKNGLNSTYEKHLNKYFYLNKPTKLLSPEYSWDLAFSPPPQIQYVKVAHDSHRKL, encoded by the exons ATGAATTCTAAAAGAATGCTGTTAttggttttatttgctttttcactgaTGTTGGTTGAGCGTTATTtcag GAATCACCAAGTAGAAGAACTTCGGCTCTCAGACTGGTTTTATCCTAG AAAACGCCCTGATGTTATAACGAAAACAGACTGGCTTGCTCCCATCGTATGGGAAGGGACTTTCGACAGGCAGGTCCTGGAAAAACATTACAGAAGGCGGAATATCACCGTGGGCCTGGCTGTCTTTGCTACTGGCAG GTTTGCAGAGGAGTACCTGAGGCTGTTCCTACACTCCGCGAATAAGCACTTCATGACAGGCTACCGAGTGATCTTCTACATCATGGTGGACGCCTTCCTCCAGCTGCCTGACATAGAGCCCAGTCCTCTTCGAACGTTCAAAGCATTTGAAGTGGACGCCGAGAGGTGGTGGCTCGATGGCTCCCTGGTGTACATGAAGAGCCTGGGTGAACATATCACCAGTCACATCCAGGATGAGGTGGACTTCCTCTTCAGTATGGCGGTCAACCAGGTCTTCCAGAATGAGTTCGGGGTGGAGACGCTGGGCCCGTTGGTGGCCCAGCTCCATGCCTGGTGGTATTTCAGAAACACCAAGAACTTCCCTTATGAGAGGAGGCCAACCTCAGCAGCTAGCATCCCGTTTGGACAGGGGGATTTCTATTATGGCAGCTTGATGGTTGGTGGCACGCCCCATAATATTTTAGACTTCATCGAAGAATATCTGAATGGAGTTATTCATGACATCAAAAATGGACTCAATAGCACCTATGAAAAGCACCTGAACAAGTATTTTTACCTCAATAAACCCACCAAGCTGTTATCACCAGAATACAGCTGGGATCTTGCATTTTCTCCTCCTCCGCAGATCCAATACGTCAAGGTTGCACATGATTCCCACAGGAAATTATGA
- the GLT6D1 gene encoding putative glycosyltransferase 6 domain-containing protein 1 isoform X4: MYLLPPAMILGLPSHVELNHQVEELRLSDWFYPRKRPDVITKTDWLAPIVWEGTFDRQVLEKHYRRRNITVGLAVFATGRFAEEYLRLFLHSANKHFMTGYRVIFYIMVDAFLQLPDIEPSPLRTFKAFEVDAERWWLDGSLVYMKSLGEHITSHIQDEVDFLFSMAVNQVFQNEFGVETLGPLVAQLHAWWYFRNTKNFPYERRPTSAASIPFGQGDFYYGSLMVGGTPHNILDFIEEYLNGVIHDIKNGLNSTYEKHLNKYFYLNKPTKLLSPEYSWDLAFSPPPQIQYVKVAHDSHRKL, encoded by the exons ATGTACCTTTTGCCTCCCGCTATGATTctgggcctccccagccatgtggaact GAATCACCAAGTAGAAGAACTTCGGCTCTCAGACTGGTTTTATCCTAG AAAACGCCCTGATGTTATAACGAAAACAGACTGGCTTGCTCCCATCGTATGGGAAGGGACTTTCGACAGGCAGGTCCTGGAAAAACATTACAGAAGGCGGAATATCACCGTGGGCCTGGCTGTCTTTGCTACTGGCAG GTTTGCAGAGGAGTACCTGAGGCTGTTCCTACACTCCGCGAATAAGCACTTCATGACAGGCTACCGAGTGATCTTCTACATCATGGTGGACGCCTTCCTCCAGCTGCCTGACATAGAGCCCAGTCCTCTTCGAACGTTCAAAGCATTTGAAGTGGACGCCGAGAGGTGGTGGCTCGATGGCTCCCTGGTGTACATGAAGAGCCTGGGTGAACATATCACCAGTCACATCCAGGATGAGGTGGACTTCCTCTTCAGTATGGCGGTCAACCAGGTCTTCCAGAATGAGTTCGGGGTGGAGACGCTGGGCCCGTTGGTGGCCCAGCTCCATGCCTGGTGGTATTTCAGAAACACCAAGAACTTCCCTTATGAGAGGAGGCCAACCTCAGCAGCTAGCATCCCGTTTGGACAGGGGGATTTCTATTATGGCAGCTTGATGGTTGGTGGCACGCCCCATAATATTTTAGACTTCATCGAAGAATATCTGAATGGAGTTATTCATGACATCAAAAATGGACTCAATAGCACCTATGAAAAGCACCTGAACAAGTATTTTTACCTCAATAAACCCACCAAGCTGTTATCACCAGAATACAGCTGGGATCTTGCATTTTCTCCTCCTCCGCAGATCCAATACGTCAAGGTTGCACATGATTCCCACAGGAAATTATGA
- the GLT6D1 gene encoding putative glycosyltransferase 6 domain-containing protein 1 isoform X3 encodes MYLLPPAMILGLPSHVELNHQVEELRLSDWFHPRKRPDVITKTDWLAPIVWEGTFDRQVLEKHYRRRNITVGLAVFATGRFAEEYLRLFLHSANKHFMTGYRVIFYIMVDAFLQLPDIEPSPLRTFKAFEVDAERWWLDGSLVYMKSLGEHITSHIQDEVDFLFSMAVNQVFQNEFGVETLGPLVAQLHAWWYFRNTKNFPYERRPTSAASIPFGQGDFYYGSLMVGGTPHNILDFIEEYLNGVIHDIKNGLNSTYEKHLNKYFYLNKPTKLLSPEYSWDLAFSPPPQIQYVKVAHDSHRKL; translated from the exons ATGTACCTTTTGCCTCCCGCTATGATTctgggcctccccagccatgtggaact GAATCACCAAGTAGAAGAACTTCGACTCTCAGACTGGTTTCATCCTAG AAAACGCCCTGATGTTATAACGAAAACAGACTGGCTTGCTCCCATCGTATGGGAAGGGACTTTCGACAGGCAGGTCCTGGAAAAACATTACAGAAGGCGGAATATCACCGTGGGCCTGGCTGTCTTTGCTACTGGCAG GTTTGCAGAGGAGTACCTGAGGCTGTTCCTACACTCCGCGAATAAGCACTTCATGACAGGCTACCGAGTGATCTTCTACATCATGGTGGACGCCTTCCTCCAGCTGCCTGACATAGAGCCCAGTCCTCTTCGAACGTTCAAAGCATTTGAAGTGGACGCCGAGAGGTGGTGGCTCGATGGCTCCCTGGTGTACATGAAGAGCCTGGGTGAACATATCACCAGTCACATCCAGGATGAGGTGGACTTCCTCTTCAGTATGGCGGTCAACCAGGTCTTCCAGAATGAGTTCGGGGTGGAGACGCTGGGCCCGTTGGTGGCCCAGCTCCATGCCTGGTGGTATTTCAGAAACACCAAGAACTTCCCTTATGAGAGGAGGCCAACCTCAGCAGCTAGCATCCCGTTTGGACAGGGGGATTTCTATTATGGCAGCTTGATGGTTGGTGGCACGCCCCATAATATTTTAGACTTCATCGAAGAATATCTGAATGGAGTTATTCATGACATCAAAAATGGACTCAATAGCACCTATGAAAAGCACCTGAACAAGTATTTTTACCTCAATAAACCCACCAAGCTGTTATCACCAGAATACAGCTGGGATCTTGCATTTTCTCCTCCTCCGCAGATCCAATACGTCAAGGTTGCACATGATTCCCACAGGAAATTATGA